In Solanum pennellii chromosome 3, SPENNV200, a single window of DNA contains:
- the LOC107013900 gene encoding uncharacterized protein LOC107013900, with amino-acid sequence MVCSSHPKTSLKSSSTSINSMKLKSLVQSFIFSHIYRAIAKAKSLLLQIMKKKKNNVKLFVGSFRLHYNWCSSHVMPVPVPTAFDVYYDSTWNSIISSACDESELSGYLQWLEEKDNNDIDKLADMFIANSHERFRLEKVESYRRFQEMLARSV; translated from the coding sequence atggtttgctccTCTCATCCAAAAACTTCCCTAAAATCATCATCTACTAGCATAAACTCTATGAAGCTTAAGAGCTTAGTACAATCCTTTATTTTCTCCCACATATATAGAGCTATAGCGAAAGCGAAATCATTATTATTacaaattatgaagaagaagaagaataatgtGAAGTTGTTTGTTGGTTCATTTAGGTTGCATTATAATTGGTGTTCTTCTCATGTGATGCCAGTGCCTGTTCCAACAGCATTTGATGTCTACTATGATTCTACATGGAATTCTATTATTTCTAGTGCTTGTGATGAGTCTGAACTCTCTGGCTATCTTCAATGGCTTGAAGAAAAGGACAATAATGATATTGATAAGCTTGCTGATATGTTCATTGCAAATTCACATGAAAGGTTTAGGTTGGAGAAAGTTGAATCTTATAGAAGATTTCAAGAAATGTTGGCTAGAAGTGTATGA